One Falco naumanni isolate bFalNau1 chromosome 13, bFalNau1.pat, whole genome shotgun sequence DNA segment encodes these proteins:
- the SAP130 gene encoding histone deacetylase complex subunit SAP130 isoform X4 codes for MSSQQFPRSGAPPAGLGPAPPPIPTSGSAGLIAPAATVSDESSRDSEVAPREHIGSGSSIQPREEKQEPVVVRPYPQVQMLTQHHPVQSGAPVTVTAPPAHLTPAVPLSFSDGLMKPPLKPTMPSRPIAPAPPSTLSAPTKVPGQVTVTMESNIPQAPTIPVATISGQQGHPSNLHHIMATNVQMSIIRSSAPGPPLHIGASHLPRGAAAAAVMSSSKVTTVLRPASQLPNAATAQPAVQHIIHQPIQSRPPVTTSSTIPPAVVATVSATRAQSPVITTTAAHATESTLSRPTLSIQQHPPSAAISIQRPAQPRDTATRITLPSHPAIGTQKPQLHTMAQKTIFSTGTPVAAATVAPILATNTIASATTAGSVSHTQAPTSTIVTMTMPSHSSHATAVTTSNIPVAKVVPQQITHTSPRIQSDYTAERSNLIPLSSHRASPNPVAMETRNDNRQSVPVQFQYFLPTYPPSAYPLTAHTYTPITSSVSTIRQYPVSAQAPTSAITAQTGVGVASTVHLNPMQLMTVDASHARHIQGIQPAPISAQGIQPAPISAQGIQPAPIGTQGLHPAAPIGTQGLQPAPISAQQPQADAKTSAVVLADGATIVANPISNTFNTASAATTVVQTHSQSASASAPAQGSSPRPSILRKKPTTDGLAVRKSLIPPQPPEVASTRVESTMRSTSGSPRPAGAKPKPEIHVSMATPVPVSMEAVSNQGGEQPTIAVPPTSQQPPSAIPTIIAAASPTSQPAAALSTIPGAVPAAPPTSTTIVAAPAPPSTMSGALSAVLGPAVPEIKIKEEVEPMDIMRPVSAVPPLTTSTVSPSLALLANNLSMPPSDLPPGASPRKKPRKQQHVISTEEGDMMETNSTDDEKSTAKSLLVKAEKRKSPPKEYIDEEGVRYVPVRPRPPITLLRHYRNPWKAAYHHFQRYSDVRVKEEKKAMLQEIANQKGVSCRAQGWKVHLCAAQLLQLMIKIGNSLLLMHRSEEASVWDGAADLRRQH; via the exons ATGAGCTCGCAGCAGTTCCCCCGCTCGGgcgcgccgcccgccggccTGGGACCAGCGCCGCCGCCCATCCCCACCAGCGGCTCCGCCGGGCTCATCGCCCCCGCCGCCACAG TGAGTGATGAATCAAGTCGCGACTCAGAGGTTGCTCCTAGAGAACACATTGGCTCTGGCAGCTCTATACAACCTcgagaagaaaagcaagaaccAGTGGTGGTTCGGCCATATCCACAGGTTCAGATGTTGACGCAGCACCACCCTGTCCAGTCTGGTGCCCCGGTGACAGTGACAGCACCACCAGCACATTTGACTCCAGCTGTGCCACTTTCCTTTTCGGATGGACTTATGAAG CCTCCCTTGAAGCCCACCATGCCCAGCCGGCCCATTGCTCCTGCTCCACCCTCTACTCTCTCAGCTCCCACAAAGGTTCCTGGGCAGGTCACTGTGACTATGGAGAGCAACATACCGCAGGCTCCAACAATTCCTGTGGCAACAATCAGTGGGCAACAG GGGCATCCTAGTAACTTGCATCATATCATGGCTACCAACGTGCAGATGTCTATCATCAGAAGTAGTGCTCCTGGGCCTCCACTGCACATTGGAGCTTCTCACCTACCCCGAG gtgcagcagctgctgcggTGATGTCCAGTTCTAAAGTAACTACAGTCCTGAGACCAGCTTCACAGCTGCCAAATGCAGCTACAGCTCAGCCAGCGGTTCAGCACATCATTCACCAGCCGATCCAG TCTCGTCCTCCTGTAACAACTTCAAGCACTATTCCTCCTGCTGTGGTGGCAACTGTCTCAGCCACGAGGGCTCAGTCCCCTGTTATAACTACAACGGCAGCGCATGCTACAGAGTCAACCCTCAG tcGACCCACACTGTCTATCCAGCAGCACCCGCCGTCTGCAGCTATCAGTATTCAGCGGCCCGCGCAGCCCAGGGATACAGCTACTCGGATTACGCTACCGTCTCACCCAGCTATAGGAACGCAGAAGCCACAGCTCCACACCATGGCTCAG aaaactattttcagtACCGGTACTCcagtggcagcagcaacagtggCACCTATTTTGGCAACGAATACCATTGCTTCAGCAACCACAGCGG gTTCTGTGTCTCACACCCAAGCGCCTACAAGCACCATTGTCACCATGACAATGCCCTCCCATTCTTCGCATGCTACAGCTGTCACGACCTCAAACATCCCAGTTG CTAAAGTGGTTCCTCAACAAATCACACATACTTCTCCCCGGATCCAGTCTGATTacacagcagagaggagtaACCTCATACCCCTCTCTAGTCACCGGGCATCTCCAAACCCAGTAGCAATGGAAACCAGAAATGACAACAG GCAGTCGGTGCCTGTCCAGTTCCAGTATTTCTTACCGACATACCCACCCTCTGCCTACCCTCTGACTGCGCACACCTACACCCCCATCACCAGCTCGGTGTCCACCATTCGCCAGTATCCAG TGTCAGCCCAGGCGCCCACCTCGGCCATCACGGCTCAGACCGGTGTCGGCGTGGCCTCCACCGTCCACCTCAACCCCATGCAGCTGATGACTGTCGATGCCTCTCACGCCCGCCACATCCAAGGCATCCAGCCAGCACCAATCAGCGCCCAGGGCATCCAGCCAGCACCAATCAGCGCCCAGGGCATCCAGCCAGCACCAATTGGGACGCAAGGACTGCACCCCGCTGCACCAATCGGCACGCAGGGACTGCAGCCGGCACCAATCAGTGCTCAGCAGCCACAAGCTGATGCCAAGACCTCAG CAGTAGTCTTGGCAGATGGAGCCACCATTGTAGCCAATCCTATTAGCAACACATTCAACACAGCTTCTGCAGCAACTACAGTTGTGCAAACCCATAGCCAGAGTGCCAGTGCCAGTGCACCAGCCCAGGGCTCTTCCCCGCGCCCCAGCATCCTCCGGAAGAAACCAACCACAGATGG GCTGGCAGTCCGGAAAAGCTTAATTCCACCCCAGCCACCTGAAGTAGCTAGCACGCGTGTCGAGAGTACTATGCGAAGCACATCTGGATCACCAAGGCCTGCTGG TGCCAAGCCAAAACCTGAAATTCATGTGTCCATGGCCACTCCAGTCCCTGTGTCTATGGAGGCAGTGTCTAACCAAGGTGGGGAGCAGCCCACCATTGCTGTCCCCCCTACCTCGCAGCAGCCCCCCTCTGCCATTCCAACGATAATCGCAGCAGCCAGTCCCACAtcgcagcctgcagcagcactgtccACCATTCCAGGAGCTGTCCCGGCCGCTCCACCAACTTCTACCACAATTGTGGCAGCACCTGCTCCTCCATCAACCATGAGCGGTGCGCTGtcagcagtgctgggtcctgccgTACCGGAGATAAAAATCAAAGAGGAGGTGGAGCCTATGGACATCATGCGACCCGTGTCTG caGTCCCTCCTCTGACTACAAGTACTGTGTCTCCATCTCTGGCATTGCTGGCCAACAACCTTTCAATGCCTCCAAGTGATTTGCCACCTGGTGCCTCCCCGAGGAAGAAACCCCGTAAGCAGCAGCATGTCATCTCCACAGAGGAAGGGGACATGATGGAAACCAACAGCACTGATGATGAGAAATCCACTGCCAAAAGTTTGCTGGTGAAGGCAGAGAAGCGGAAGTCTCCTCCAAAGGAGTACATAG ATGAGGAAGGTGTAAGATACGTCCCTGTGCGTCCAAGGCCGCCTATCACGTTGCTCCGTCATTATCGCAATCCTTGGAAAGCTGCTTACCACCACTTCCAGAGATACAGCGATGTCCGGGTAAAAG AAGAGAAGAAGGCTATGCTACAAGAGATTGCCAATCAGAAGGGTGTGTCCTGTCGTGCACAAGGGTGGAAGGTCCATCTCTGCGCAGCACAGCTACTACAGCTG ATGATCAAAATTGGCAACTCCCTCCTGCTGATGCACAGGTCTGAAGAAGCGTCTGTTTGGGATGGTGCGGCTGATCTGAGGAGGCAGCACTGA